From the genome of Lineus longissimus chromosome 8, tnLinLong1.2, whole genome shotgun sequence, one region includes:
- the LOC135492479 gene encoding potassium voltage-gated channel subfamily D member 2-like → MDLQKMKRKVIWGNRENRNDGAVNDRAIHLNVSGVKFVVSVSSLVKYPDATLGRVVVDYESRPTGEEDVEYMFDRDPEVARKILQLYTTGKLHYPSQVCVSTFKEDLEFWGVPCQVAKCCSAAYQSALSSLETIERFQKSIEDDKAVIKQYVFADGSGCRARVWYFLNYPLTSIAAKLYAMFVTSLILMSVILQAQEDRSVWNTYFEAIDEMAKLNMTAEEIDVLVERLTCPLITRGWLLSDQTTIWMRVIQLLALFILLVDAILHQACAPAQLKALKSLRSCIEFTCTIPVIVVALYYEFTGVTKYCNVSLATWIGLVNYVRILRVIQLYVFLRHYMPCRVLTFCIRQDLWNICTLFLYIGMFVVTMGTLVFIFDRVGLTESYNSMFPDLMDSFWYVLITMTTVGYGDKYPLSHVGKLVGSMCALSGILLMATAVPLDSQELCGGYHNGMSCDETNFNMSRLDQGEEFL, encoded by the exons ATGGATCTACAGAAGATGAAGAGAAAAGTGATTTGGGGAAATAgggaaaatagaaatgatgGTGCCGTGAATGATAGAGCTATTCACCTGAACGTCAGCGGTGTCAAATTCGTGGTAAGCGTATCAAGTCTAGTGAAATATCCAGATGCAACTCTTGGACGGGTGGTGGTGGACTATGAAAGTCGACCAACCGGGGAGGAGGATGTCGAATATATGTTTGATCGGGACCCGGAAGTTGCCAGGAAGATACTTCAGTTGTACACCACCG GAAAACTGCATTACCCATCCCAGGTCTGCGTGTCCACTTTCAAAGAGGATCTCGAGTTCTGGGGCGTGCCTTGCCAGGTCGCCAAATGCTGCTCAGCAGCCTATCAATCTGCCCTTAGCAGCTTGGAGACCATTGAAAGATTCCAGAAGTCAATTGAGGACGATAAGGCTGTGATAAAGCAGTATGTGTTCGCTGACGGGAGCGGATGCCGTGCAAGGGTCTGGTATTTCCTCAACTATCCGTTGACATCGATTGCAGCCAAG CTCTACGCCATGTTCGTGACTTCACTTATCCTCATGTCAGTTATACTCCAGGCTCAGGAAGATAGATCAGTCTGGAATACATATTTCGAAGCTATTGACGAGATGGCAAAACTCAACATGACTGCAGAAGAAATAGATGTCTTGGTGGAGAGGCTGACTTGCCCGCTGATAACTCGAGGTTGGCTGTTGTCAGACCAGACTACAATATGGATGCGGGTCATCCAGCTGCTTGCATTGTTTATACTCCTTGTTGATGCCATACTTCACCAAGCCTGCGCCCCAGCACAGCTCAAGGCGCTGAAGTCCTTGCGGAGCTGCATTGAGTTTACATGTACCATTCCGGTAATTGTCGTCGCACTGTACTACGAGTTCACCGGTGTAACCAAGTACTGTAATGTCTCTTTGGCAACTTGGATAGGACTGGTGAACTATGTGCGCATTCTGCGCGTCATTCAGCTCTACGTTTTCCTGCGCCACTACATGCCATGCCGAGTCCTTACATTCTGCATCCGACAAGACCTCTGGAACATATGTACGCTGTTTCTATACATCGGCATGTTCGTTGTTACAATGGGTACTCTCGTGTTCATATTCGACAGGGTGGGCCTAACTGAGAGTTACAACTCAATGTTCCCTGATCTCATGGACAGCTTCTGGTATGTTTTGATTACGATGACTACTGTTGGGTACGGGGACAAGTATCCTCTATCGCATGTCGGTAAGCTCGTGGGCAGCATGTGCGCCCTGTCCGGGATCCTTCTGATGGCCACCGCCGTACCGTTG GATTCCCAAGAATTGTGTGGCGGTTACCACAACGGCATGTCGTGTGACGAGACCAACTTCAACATGAGCCGACTCGATCAGGGAGAGGAGTTCCTTTGA